In Asanoa sp. WMMD1127, one genomic interval encodes:
- a CDS encoding ABC transporter ATP-binding protein: MTASLTITDLRFAYPDGREVLHGVDLTVGAGERVALLGPNGAGKTTLVLHLNGILHPGSGSGGGTVDVAGLTVDPTDRAGIAEIRRRVGIVFQDPDDQLFMPTVAEDVGFGPANLGLKGDALRERVDEALAAVGMSAHRDQVPHHLSFGQRRRVAVATVLAMRPEILVLDEPSSNLDPASRRELAEILRSLPVTVLMVTHDLPYALELCPRSVILDGGRIAADGRTADLLSDAELMRGHRLELPFGFDPAHTAARA; this comes from the coding sequence ATGACTGCGTCGTTGACCATCACGGACCTGCGCTTCGCCTATCCCGACGGGCGCGAGGTGCTGCACGGCGTCGACCTGACCGTCGGGGCGGGGGAGCGGGTGGCGCTGCTGGGGCCCAACGGCGCCGGCAAGACGACCCTGGTGCTGCACCTCAACGGAATCCTGCACCCGGGCTCCGGCTCCGGCGGCGGCACCGTCGACGTGGCCGGGCTCACCGTCGACCCGACCGACCGGGCCGGCATCGCCGAGATCCGGCGCCGGGTCGGCATCGTCTTCCAGGACCCGGACGACCAGCTGTTCATGCCGACCGTGGCGGAGGACGTCGGCTTCGGCCCGGCCAACCTCGGGCTCAAGGGCGACGCGCTGCGCGAGCGGGTCGACGAGGCGCTGGCCGCCGTCGGCATGAGCGCGCACCGCGACCAGGTGCCGCACCACCTCTCGTTCGGCCAGCGCCGGCGGGTCGCCGTGGCGACCGTGCTCGCGATGCGCCCGGAGATCCTGGTCCTCGACGAGCCGTCGTCCAACCTGGACCCGGCGAGCCGGCGGGAGCTGGCCGAGATCCTGCGGTCGCTGCCGGTCACCGTGCTGATGGTGACGCACGACCTGCCGTACGCGCTGGAGCTGTGCCCCCGCTCGGTGATCCTCGACGGCGGCCGGATCGCCGCCGACGGGCGGACGGCCGACCTGCTGAGCGACGCGGAGCTGATGCGCGGCCACCGCCTCGAGCTGCCGTTCGGTTTCGACCCGGCGCACACGGCCGCCAGAGCATGA
- a CDS encoding energy-coupling factor ABC transporter permease: MNGVAMHIANGIVNAQVSAIFAAIAAAALAICVWRGRADLDDRLAPMAGLVAAFIFAVQMLNFQVLPGVSGHLLGGALAVVLVGPWVGALCVATVLIIQCLLFADGGLTALGLNITNMAIIGTAAGYLLVAGLLRVLPKTARGVAITAFVASVVSVVVASQAFVLEYALGGTTQLSLATIAGSMFGAHLLIGIGEGIIAAVTVATVARVRPDLVYALRRFRRSTQPAARPSAPAPAQTAGGAA, encoded by the coding sequence ATGAACGGTGTGGCGATGCACATCGCCAACGGCATCGTCAACGCCCAGGTGTCGGCGATCTTCGCCGCCATCGCGGCGGCGGCGCTGGCGATCTGCGTGTGGCGGGGACGGGCCGATCTCGACGACCGGCTGGCGCCCATGGCGGGCCTGGTCGCGGCGTTCATCTTCGCGGTCCAGATGCTCAACTTCCAGGTGCTGCCGGGCGTCTCCGGCCACCTGCTCGGCGGCGCGCTCGCCGTGGTGCTGGTCGGCCCCTGGGTCGGCGCGCTCTGCGTGGCGACCGTGCTGATCATCCAGTGCCTGCTGTTCGCCGACGGCGGCCTGACCGCGCTCGGCCTCAACATCACCAACATGGCGATCATCGGTACGGCGGCCGGCTACCTGCTCGTCGCCGGCCTGCTCCGGGTGCTGCCGAAGACGGCCCGGGGCGTGGCGATCACCGCGTTCGTCGCGTCGGTCGTCAGCGTCGTCGTCGCGTCGCAGGCCTTCGTGCTCGAGTACGCGCTCGGCGGCACCACCCAGCTCTCGCTCGCCACGATCGCCGGCTCGATGTTCGGCGCGCACCTGCTGATCGGCATCGGCGAGGGCATCATCGCGGCGGTCACGGTCGCCACCGTCGCCCGGGTCCGGCCCGACCTGGTCTACGCGCTGCGCCGGTTCCGCCGCTCCACCCAGCCGGCCGCCCGGCCGTCCGCGCCGGCCCCGGCCCAGACCGCCGGAGGTGCGGCATGA
- a CDS encoding PDGLE domain-containing protein — protein MRKRLGWFIAGGLLVAALLAGVVSSFASSSPDGLDAAAREGCTFDADDNITGGTCMAQQEQDHQLKDSPLADYGIRGIDNEFLSTGLSGVLGVAVTFAIGGGVFWLVRRRGNDQDKSDATSGVTGA, from the coding sequence ATGAGGAAGCGACTCGGTTGGTTCATCGCCGGCGGCCTGCTGGTCGCCGCCCTGCTCGCGGGCGTCGTCTCCAGCTTCGCCTCGTCGAGCCCCGACGGCCTGGACGCCGCCGCCCGCGAGGGCTGCACGTTCGACGCCGACGACAACATCACCGGCGGCACCTGCATGGCCCAGCAGGAGCAGGACCACCAGCTCAAGGACAGCCCGCTGGCCGACTACGGCATCAGGGGCATCGACAACGAGTTCCTGTCGACCGGCCTGTCCGGCGTCCTCGGCGTGGCGGTCACCTTCGCGATCGGCGGTGGCGTCTTCTGGCTGGTCCGCCGCCGCGGCAACGACCAGGACAAGAGCGACGCGACCTCTGGAGTGACGGGCGCCTGA
- the cbiQ gene encoding cobalt ECF transporter T component CbiQ has translation MGAGHAHPLHLDHDSPVHRLPAEVKIVATLLFTIVVVLTPRERFLAFAGYLVLLVGVLVLAKVPPLWLAKRATIELPFVLLAVALPFAGHGERVHWLGMSLSIDGLHGAWNIFAKGTLGVLASLLLAATTTARDLILGLDRLRCPQVFTQIATFMLRYLDILADDARRMRVARLSRGYDPRFLWQVKAFAVGVGALFIRSYERGERVYLAMVARGYSGRLPRPDGAAATTADWARSATLPIAAGAIALAAVLS, from the coding sequence ATGGGTGCGGGGCACGCCCACCCGCTGCACCTCGACCACGACAGCCCGGTCCACCGGCTGCCGGCCGAGGTGAAGATCGTCGCGACCCTGCTGTTCACGATTGTCGTCGTGCTCACCCCTCGCGAGCGGTTCCTGGCCTTCGCCGGCTACCTGGTGCTGCTCGTGGGGGTGCTGGTCCTGGCCAAGGTCCCGCCGCTGTGGCTGGCCAAGCGGGCGACGATCGAGCTGCCGTTCGTGCTGCTCGCCGTCGCCCTGCCGTTCGCGGGGCACGGCGAGCGGGTGCACTGGCTGGGGATGTCACTGTCGATCGACGGGCTGCACGGCGCCTGGAACATCTTCGCCAAGGGCACCCTGGGCGTGCTGGCCTCGCTCCTGCTGGCCGCGACCACGACGGCCCGCGACCTGATCCTCGGGCTCGACCGGCTACGCTGCCCGCAGGTCTTCACCCAGATCGCGACGTTCATGCTCCGATACCTCGACATCCTCGCCGACGACGCCCGCCGGATGCGCGTAGCGCGCCTCTCCCGCGGCTATGACCCGCGCTTCCTGTGGCAGGTCAAGGCGTTCGCGGTGGGCGTGGGCGCCCTGTTCATCCGGTCCTACGAGCGCGGCGAGCGGGTCTACCTGGCCATGGTCGCCCGCGGCTACAGCGGCCGGCTCCCGCGCCCCGACGGCGCGGCCGCCACGACCGCCGACTGGGCCCGCTCGGCCACCCTCCCGATCGCCGCCGGCGCGATCGCCCTCGCGGCGGTGCTGTCATGA